CCTGCCGTGGCGGCTGCTTGATATGGCACCTGATTTGCTAATGCTCGTGCTGGCGTTCTGGTCCGTCCACGAGGCCAGACGCGTCGGGATGGTGACTGGATTCATCCTCGGGCTGCTCCTGGATGTACACGACGGAGGTCCGCTTGGCCAGTACGCACTGACTTACGTTCTGGCCTGCTATGGCGGGGTGATTCTGCATCGCCGCCTTCTCAGGTTTGACCTCTGGAGTCAGGCTCTGCACATGATGGTGGTATTTTTTGTGGCAAGAACGCTCACAGTGCTGATATCGGCCTGGCTGACAGGTACCTGGCCAGGCTGGGGATGGGCACTTGGTGTCCTGATCACCAGTGGCTTGTGGGTTCCAATTGGCTGGCTGCTCTTGTTGCCGAGTCATCGCCTGGCTGATGTGAACTCCGAGGTTGGATAATGGTCCTAGTCTGCTATGTTTGATTTCAAGTCGGCAGCACAGCGTGAAAAAGGGCGGTTTCTGTTGCGGGCATGGGTCGCGGCAGCGATTGTGCTGGTTGCGTTTTCCTTGCTCGGCATGCGTTTGTGGGTGCTACAGGTCGAGGAA
This sequence is a window from Orrella marina. Protein-coding genes within it:
- the mreD gene encoding rod shape-determining protein MreD, translated to MQSRQRIERSAGLLKTQGVGGDAIGLRADARLVWGSIVLAFLLALLPWRLLDMAPDLLMLVLAFWSVHEARRVGMVTGFILGLLLDVHDGGPLGQYALTYVLACYGGVILHRRLLRFDLWSQALHMMVVFFVARTLTVLISAWLTGTWPGWGWALGVLITSGLWVPIGWLLLLPSHRLADVNSEVG